The Polaribacter sp. MED152 region TCATAACGATTTAGGTTTGGCTACAGCAAATTCAATAGCAGGTGTTGTAAATGGTGCTCGTCAAATTGAATGTACTATAAACGGAATTGGTGAAAGAGCAGGTAACACAGCTTTAGAAGAGGTGGTTATGATATTAAATCAGCATCCTTATTTAAATCTAGAAACAAGTATCAATACAAAATTACTGTACGATACAAGTATGATGGTTCGTGAAAAAATGGGAATGCCAGTACAACCAAATAAAGCAATTGTGGGTGCTAATGCATTTGCACACAGTTCAGGAATTCATCAAGATGGAGTCATAAAAAACAGGGAAACTTATGAAATTATGGATCCTGAAGATGTAGGTGTTACCGAAAGTGCTATTGTATTAACAGCTAGAAGTGGTAGAGCAGCTTTGGCTTATAGAGCTAAAAAAGTAGGTTATGAACTAACTAAAGTTCAGTTAGATGAAGCTTACAAAGCCTTTTTAAACATGGCAGATCAGCAAAAAGAAATAAAAGATGAAGACATACATGTCATCATGAAAAAAGTTAGTAATTTAGAGAAGTCAGCTATTGCATAAAATACTAGTACTATGAAATTTAATATAGCAGTAATTCCAGGAGATGGTATAGGTCCAGAGGTTGTAGAGCAAGCAAAAAAAGCTTTAAATGCAGTTGCTGAAGCATATGATCATATATTTATTTATAAAGAAGCGCAATTGGGTGCAAATGCCATTGATGCTACAGGAGGTCCTTTACCAAAAGAAACAATTACTATTTGTAAAAGTGCAGATGCTATATTATTTGGTGCAGTTGGTGATCCTAAGTACGATAATGATCCATCAGCTAAAATTCGTCCAGAACAAGGCTTGCTAAATTTAAGAAGAGAATTAGATTTATATTGCAATGTTAGGCCAGTAAAGGCTTACGATAATCTAATATCTAACTCCCCATTAAAAAGAGAAGTAATAAAAAATGCAGATTTTGTTATTTATAGAGAATTAACAGGAGGTATTTATTTTGGTGAAAAAACATTAAGCGAAGACAAGCAAACTGCACATGACGTTTCTACTTATACAGTAAAACAAATTTCTAGAGTTGCTCATTTGGCATTTCAAGCAGCACAAAAACGTAAGAAGAAAGTAACTTTGGTAGATAAAGCAAATGTTTTAGAAACTTCTCGTTTATGGAGAAAAACAGTTTCAGAAATAGCCAAAGACTATAAAGATGTAGAACTAGAATATTTATTTGTAGACAATGCAGCTATGAAAATGATTCTAAATCCTACGCATTTCGATGTCATATTAACAGAAAATCTTTTTGGAGACATGATTTCTGATGTGGCAAGTTCACTTTGTGGCTCAATAGGTTTATTGGCATCATCTTCTATTGGTTCAGAAAATGGTTTGTTTGAGCCTATTCACGGCTCATATTCGCAAGCAAAAGGTAAAGATATTGCAAATCCGTTAGCTTCTATTTTATCAGCAGCAATGATGTTGCAGTATTTAGGTTTACATGAAGAGGCAGATGCTATAGAAAGAGCTGTAGACAAGTCTTTAGCTTTAGGTATCACTACTCAAGATATCAAAAGAAAAATGCAGAAATCAACAACAACTTCTAAGGTTGGCGATTTTGTAGCAGATTATATTACCAATCAAGATGATAGTAATATGAACTTTAGAAACATTCACATGGGTCAAAGCACCATTATTTAGTAGCTATTTCCAGCTTTCAGTACTCGCTTTTTTTGAAATCTGAATTAAATTCAGTTTCAAAAAAGAGCTCAAACAAGTGCCTCAATCTGGGCTAAACTTGTTTGTGAACTAAAGTCAGTTTTAGAAATATCAAATTCTTATTAAAATAAAAAATTCTTTAAAAATATTATAACTATTGAATATCATTTTAAAATATAATTAAACAACTGTTATTCAGTAAATTAAATAGTTATTTTTTAACCTGAATTTAAACGAAGTCATTGTAGTATTATTAAAAAAATAGCGCAATTATAATATTTTTGTTAACACAGAAACAGTTTGTAAATGGAATTAAATAAACATAGCAAAAGATTAACCCAAGACGAATCTCAACCAGCTTCTCAAGCCATGTTGTATGCAGTAGGTTTATCAGAAGAAGATATGAGCAAAGCCCAAGTTGGTATTGCAAGTACAGGTTATGATGGTAATCCATGTAATATGCATCTAAACAATTTAGCTGCAGAAGTTAAAGTAGAAAGTAAAATTGCTGGTTTAGTTGGGTTAGGTTTTAATACTATTGGAGTTTCAGACGGAATTTCTATGGGAACTTCTGGTATGAATTATTCTTTAGCTTCCAGAGATATAATTGCAGATTCAATAGAAACTGTAATGAATGCTCAAAGTTATGATGCCTTAGTTTCTGTGGTAGGTTGTGACAAAAATATGCCAGGAGCTGTAATTGCAATGTTACGTTTAAATAGGCCATCAATTATGATGTATGGAGGTACAATTGCCTCTGGTAGTTATAAAGGTAAAAAATTAAATATTGTATCTGCCTTTGAAGCTTTAGGTCAAAAAGTAGCTGGAGAAATAGATGAGAATGAATACAAAGAAATTATAAAAAGAGCCATTCCAGGAGCAGGTGCTTGTGGAGGTATGTATACTGCAAATACAATGGCTTCTGCAATAGAATGTATGGGTTTTGCTTTGCCTTATAATTCTTCTATTCCAGCAGAAAATCCAAATAAACTATCTGAAGCAGAAAGAACAGCTTTAGCTATTAAAAACTTATTAGAGTTAGATTTAAAACCTTTAGATATCATTTCTAAAAAGTCGTTAGAAAATGCTGTTGCTTTAGTAAATGCTTTGGGTGGATCTACAAATGCAGTTTTACACTTTTTAGCTATAGCACATGCAGCAGAAATAGATTTTACTTTAGAAGATTTTCAAAAAGTATCAGATAGAACGCCTTTAATTGCAGATTTGAAACCATCAGGAAAATATTTAATGGAAGATGTTCATGGAGTTGGAGGTACGCCTGCAATTATGAAATATTTATTGGATAATGGGTATTTGCATGGAGATTGCTTAACTGTTACAGGTAAAACTTTAGCAGAAAACTTGGCAGATGTTAAAGCAATGGAGTTTGAAGCTCAAGATGTTATTTATCCAAAAGATAAAGCTTTAAAAACGTCAGGAAACATTCAAATCATTTATGGAAATCTAGCAACAGAAGGTGCAGTAGCTAAAATTTCTGGAAACGAAGGCTTGTTGTTTGAAGGTAAAGCTGTGGTTTACGATGGTGAGCAAGCAGCAAATACAGGTATTTCTAATGGTGAAGTAGAAAAAGGTGATGTAGTTGTTATTAGATATGTGGGGCCAAAAGGTGGGCCAGGAATGCCAGAAATGTTAAAGCCAACTTCTTTAATTATGGGAGCAGGTTTAGGTAAATCTGTAGCTTTAATAACAGATGGACGTTTTTCTGGAGGTACACATGGTTTTGTTGTGGGGCATATTACACCAGAAGCACAATCAGGAGGAGCTATTGGGCTTTTAGAAACAGGTGATAAAATTAGAATTAGTGCAGAAGACAACTCAATAAATGTGCTTATTTCTGATGAAGAGTTAGAGAAAAGAAGAGCAAATTGGGTGGCTCCTGCTTTAAAACATAAAAAAGGAATTTTATACAAGTACGCAAAATCTGTAGCCTCTGCATCTAAAGGATGTGTTACTGATTTATAAATAAATGAATTAAGATTTAAGAGAAAAGAGCAAGTGTCAAATACAAAAAAGTTTTGAGCTAATTTCTTTAAACTCTTATTTAAAAGTAAGAATTATGGAGACAAAAACCATATCAAGTACACAGTCAAAAGCTAAAGCAACAGAGCGTATTTCTGGAAGTGAGGCAATTGTTAGATGTTTAATTGAAGAAGGTGTTGATATTTTATACGGATATCCAGGAGGTGCAATTATGCCTGTCTATGATGAGTTGTATAAATACCAAGGTAAAATTCACCATGTTTTAACACGTCATGAGCAAGGTGCAACACATTCTGCACAAGGTTATGCACGTATTTCTGGAAAAGTTGGTGTTGCTATGGCTACCTCTGGTCCTGGAGCAACAAACCTAATTACAGGAATTGCAGATGCGCAAATAGATTCTACACCAATGGTTTGTATTACTGGACAAGTTGCGTCACATTTATTGGGTAGTGATGCTTTTCAAGAAACAGATATTGTTGGTATTTCAACTCCAGTTACGAAATGGAACTGCCAAATTACAAAGGCTGAAGATATTCCAAAAGCAATGGCAAAAGCATTTTACATTGCCAAAAGTGGAAGACCAGGTCCTGTTTTAGTAGATATTACAAAAGATGCTCAATTTGAAGAGTTTGATTTTGCTTACGAAAAATGTACTCATGTTAGAAGTTACAATCCTGTACCAACAACAGATATTACAAAGGTTAAAGAAGCTGCAGATCTAATAAACGCAGCAAAGAAACCAATGATTGTTTGGGGTCAAGGTGTAATTTTAGGTAAGGCAGAAGAAGAGTTTAAGGCTGTTGTAGAAAAAGCAGGAATACCTGCTGCTTGGACAATATTAGGAGCTTCTGCAATACCAACTTCACATCCATTAAATGTTGGTATGGTTGGTATGCATGGTAATTATGCACCAAATATTTTAACTAATGAATGTGATGTGCTTATTGCAATAGGTATGCGTTTTGATGATCGAGTTACAGGGAGTTTAAATACTTATGCAAAACAAGCCAAAGTAATTCACTTCGAAATTGATCCTGCAGAGATTGATAAAAATGTAAAATCTGATGTAGCAGTTTTGGGTGATGCAAAAAAGAGTTTAGCAGAACTTTTGCCATTTTTAGAAGAAAAATCTCACTCAGATTGGCATCAGAAATTTAAAGATCTGTATCAAATTGAATATGATAAAGTAATTAAAAACGATTTGTATCCTACAAAAGAAGGCCTAACAATGGGCGAGGTTTTAAAAGAAATCAACATTCAGAGTAAAGGTAAGGCTGCAATTGTAACAGATGTTGGTCAACATCAAATGGTTGCTTGTAGATATGCAGATTTTAACGTGTCTAAAAGTAATATCACTTCAGGTGGTTTAGGAACAATGGGCTTTGGTTTGCCAGCTGCAATTGGTGCAAAAATGGCAGCTCCAGTTCGTGAAGTAGTTTCTATTTCTGGAGATGGTGGTTACCAAATGACAATTCAAGAATTAGGTACTATTTTTCAGCAAAAAGCTGCAGTAAAAGTAGTGGTTTTAAATAATGATTTCTTAGGTATGGTTCGTCAATGGCAACAATTGTTTTTTGATAAAAGATATGCCTCTACAGAAATGGTGAATCCTAATTTTGTAGCTATTGCAGAAGGGTATTATATTAAGGCTAGAAAAGTTGCTAAACGTGAAGAATTAGCTGAGGCTGTAGCAGAAATGATGCAAAGTAAAGAAGCTTATTTCTTAGAAGTTTGCGTAGAAAAAGAAGATAATGTATTTCCAATGATACCTTCAGGAGCTAGTGTTTCTGATATAAGATTAGAATAAGATGAGTACAGAAGAAAAACAATTATACACAGTATCTATTTATACTGAAAATAATATTGGATTGTTGAATAGGATTTCTGCAATTTTTCAAAGAAGACATATTAATATAGAAAGTTTAAATACTTCTCCATCTGAAATAGAAGGTGTTTCTAAGTTTACTATTGTTGTAAATATTGATGAAGTAAATATCAAGAAGATTATTGGTCAGATTGAGAAGCAGGTAGAGGTGATTAAAGCTTACTATCATAATCTAGATCAAATTATATATCAAATTTCTGGATTGTTTAAAATAAAATCAGAATTGTTATTCGAAGAGCCTCAAATACAAAACATTATTAAAGAAAGCAATGCTAGAATTGTAACAGTAAACAAAGCCTTTTTTATTCTTGAGAAGTCTGGAAGAAAAGAAGAAATTGTAGAAATGTATAACCAGTTAAGTAAATTCGGGATTATGCAATACACACGTTCTGGCTTAATTGCAGTTACAAAAGAAGAAATGAAAATTTCATCATTATTAGAATCATACAACAACTAAAAATAGAGAAAAGAGTATCATTTTAAACGAAAGAAGTTCTTAAAACTTTTTTTTTCATGTGCTCTAATCAACAATTAAAAACAAAAAAATGTCAAATTATTTTAACACATTAACATTAAGACAAAAACTAGAGCAATTAGGGAAATGTCGTTTTATGGATGCTTCAGAATTTGAAGATGGAGTAGCTGCCTTAAAAGGGAAAAAAATTGTTATTGTGGGCTGTGGAGCACAAGGATTAAATCAAGGTTTAAACATGAGAGAATCTGGTTTAGATATCTCATATACCTTAAGGCAAGCAGCAATTGATCAAAAAAGAGAATCATATACAAATGCTATTTCTAATAATTTTGAAGTAGGTACTTATGAAGAGTTGTTGCCAACTGCAGATTTGGTAATTAACTTAACACCAGACAAGCAACATACAAACGTGGTGAAAGCAGTAATGCCTTTAATGAAAAAAGGAGCAACATTATCATATTCTCATGGATTTAATATTGTTGAAGAAGGGATGCAAATACGTAAAGATTTAACGGTTATTATGGTTGCACCAAAATCTCCTGGATCTGAAGTAAGAGAGGAGTATAAAAGAGGTTTTGGAGTGCCAACATTAATTGCAGTACATCCAGAAAATGATCCTGAACAAAAAGGTTGGGCACAAGCAAAAGCGTATGCAGTTGCAACAGGTGGTCATAAAGCTGGTGTTTTAGAATCATCTTTTGTTGCAGAGGTAAAGTCAGATTTAATGGGTGAGCAAACCATTTTATGTGGATTGTTACAAACAGGTGCTATTTTATCTTTTGATAAAATGGTTGAAGAAGGTATTGATGCTGGTTATGCAGCGAAATTAATTCAATATGGCTGGGAAACTGTAACTGAGGCATTAAAGCATGGAGGAATTACAAATATGATGGATAGATTATCTAATCCTGCCAAAGTTGAAGCCTTTAGATTGTCAGAGGAATTAAAAGATATTATGCGTCCATTATTTCAAAAACATATGGATGATATCATGACTGGTCATTTCTCTAAAACTATGATGGAAGACTGGGCTAATGATGATGTAAACCTATTAAAATGGAGAGAAGCTACAGGTGAAACTGCATTTGAAAAACAGCAAATAACAGATCAAGAAATATCTGAGCAAGAATATTTTGATCATGGTACATTGTTAGTTGCTTTTGTTAGAGCAGGCGTAGAGTTGGCTTTTGAAGCAATGACAGAATCTGGAATTATAGATGCCTCTGCTTATTATGAGTCTTTACATGAAACACCGTTAATTGCAAACACTATTGCACGTAAAAAATTATATGAAATGAATCGTGTAATTTCTGATACTGCAGAGTATGGTTGTTATTTATTTGATCATGCATGTAAGCCTTTATTGACTGATTTTATGAAAACTGTCTCTACAAATGTTATTGGTAAATCTTTTAGCAGTGATAATTGTGTAGATAATCAAGAATTAATTAAAATCAATAAAATTATAAGAAATCATCCAGTAGAAGTTGTAGGAGAGCAATTAAGAGCTTCTATGACAGCTATGAAGGTGATTAAGTCATAAATTTAAATTGTTTATTATTTTTAAACCTGCTAATGAAAATTGGTAGGTTTTTTGTTTTTTACTCGTTTTTTTCGAAATCATTTTCGTAGTTAATTAGCAACTTTCATTAATAGGAGTGTTATTTTTGCTAACTTGATTACCCATATTTCTGGTTGTATAAAACAACCAAAAACTAGCATAATTATGATAAAAATAAATCAGAATATACCAGAGGAATTTAAAATTGATACACTTTTACATCAAAAATCATATTTAGTAAATGGTGAGTTAAAAGAGTGGAAAGGTGAGTTCACTGAAGTGTATTCTACAATATCTTCTACAGAAGAGTATAAACCCACTCTTTTGGGTACAATTCCTAATCTCACAGAAAACGAAGCTATAGAGGCTTTAAATTCGGCTTATAGAGCTTATGATAGAGGTCAAGGTATGTGGCCTACAATGCGTGTTGCAGATAGAATATCTTGTATGGAGGAGTTTGCAGACCAAATGAAAACCAAACGTGAAGAAGTTGTTAAACTTTTAATGTGGGAAATTGGAAAATCGCACGCAGACTCAGAGAAAGAATTTGATAGAACAGTTGAGTATGTTTATGACACCATTGAGGATTATAAACAAATGGACAGAGATTCTGCTAAGTTTGAAAAACATAGTGGAGTACATGCTCATATTAGAAGAGGTCCCTTAGGTGTTGTATTGTGTTTGGGGCCTTACAATTATCCTTTAAATGAAACTTTTGCGCTGTTAATTCCTGCTTTAATTATGGGTAATACAGCTGTGTTTAAGCCTGCTAAGCATGGGGTTTTATTACTTTCTCCAATAATGGAGGCTTTTCAGAATAGTTTTCCTGAAGGGGTTGTGAATATTATTTATGGTAGAGGTCGTGTTTTAGCTACACCAATCATGAAAACAGGTAAAGTTGATATTTTAGCGCTAATAGGCAATAGTAAATCAGCAAATGCTATACAAGCGAATCATCCTTATAAAAATAGGTTAAGGTTGGTATTGGGTTTAGAGGCTAAAAATCCTGGAATTGTTTTGCCAGATGCTGATTTAGATTTGGCGATCGAAGAATGTTTAACGGGTTCAACTTCCTTTAATGGCCAAAGATGTACAGCACTTAAAATATTGTTTGTACATGAGCATATTGTAGATAAATTTAATAAACGTTTTGCAGAAAAGGTAGATGCTTTAAAATTTGGAAATCCTTGGGAAAAGGATGTAAAATTAACTCCATTACCAGAACCAGGCAAGCCAGATTATATACAAGAATTGATAGATGATGCTAAAGAAAAAGGTGCAAAGATTTTGAATGAAAAAGGGGGTGAGCGAACCGAAAACTATATTTTTCCATCAGTATTATATCCTGTATCAAAAAACATGAGGGTTTATGAAGAAGAGCAATTTGGGCCAGTAATTCCTATTGTTTCATTTAAAAATATACAAGAACCTTTAGATGCTATGGCTGATTCTAACTATGGTCAGCAAGTAAGTGTTTTTGGGAGTGATGTAAAAACTTTAGCACCACTAATAGATACATTGGTTAATCTAGTTTGTAGAGTAAACCTTAATAGTGCAGCACAAAGAGGGCCAGATGTATATCCGTTTACGGGTAGAAAAGATTCTGCAGTGAGTACTTTAAGTGTGCATGATGCTTTACGATCTTTCTCAATAAGAACCTTTGTAGCCTCTAAAGATACAGAGTATAACAATAGTATATTGCAAGAACTCTTAGATAAAAAAACGTCTAACTTTATTAATACAGATTATATTTTATAGGGCAAAAAAAAATACCAAATCAAATGATTTGGTATTTTTTTTATCTGTACTTGTTTGATTTATTTTCCTAATGGAATCACGATTAAGCCAGAGAATTTTTCAGAAAAATTCATCATTGCTTTATCAGCTTCAAGTTTCGTTTTATAATTACCAACCAATACTTTCCAATAAGGCTGATTGTAGTCTAATTTGGTATAATTTCCAGGAAAAAGTACATTGAATTTACTTTGCGTACTTCTTGCCTTAGTTTCATTTCCATAATATAGTTGAATACGATAGCCATAACCAAATTGCTTATTAAATGCTCTTTTTTTAGCAATTAACTTACGCACACTTTCGCTTGCATTTGTATTATTTTGAGCATTCGATTCTGTAGTTGTTAACAAACCAAAGGCTAAAAAAATGAATAAAATTATGAAGTTTTTCATAAAAAAAATTTCTACAAAAATAACGACATCTTTTAGATTATATTGAAAAAAACCTTTATTTAGAATTGTTATAAATTAATATTTACCATCCTTTTCCTTTTTTTAAATTTAGCAATATGTAGTACTTTTGTACAACTGTTCAAAAAGTGGTTTTTGGGCTATTTATACAGATATTAAAATAGTTTGTAAATATGAAAAGTGTAGCGTTACACAGTAAAATAATCAAAGTACTTCTTAAGAGTTTTACAATCATTCTGCTTTTTTCAATTAGCTTATCTTCTTATTCTCAAGAAGTTGATGCTGCTCGTCAAGCAGAGGGTAGAAAACTTTTTAAATCCCTTTGTGCTTCATGTCACAAGTTAGATAGAAAACTTGTTGGGCCAGCTTTAGGTGGTGTAGAAGAGCGTAGAGAGAATGAGTGGTTATTAGCTTGGATTAAGAATAATGCAGAGCTAAGAGCGTCTGGAGATAGACAGGCTATTGCAATTTACGAGGAATATAATGGGTCTCCAATGACGGCTTTTCCTCAGTTGAGTGATGATCAAATCAATAACATTTTGTATTACACTACTGTAGGTGATCCTGTAAAGGCGGATGTTGCAGGTACTGCTGTTGTAGACGCAACTGCAGGTGGAGGTTCAGGTAGTGCTCCTGATTGGATTATTTATTTGTTAGCTGGTGCAATAATTGTTGCTTTCTTAATGATTGCAAGTTTATTAAAGCAGGTTAATGAATTAAAAGGTAACAAGTCTGCGAATAAATCAAACTTAAAAAGAGACTTGTATGAATTGTGGGAAGGTATTAAAGGAAATACATTCTTACATGTTTTAACTACAATCTTTGTTTTGTTGATTGGTGCTTACATTGTTTTTGGTACTTTATTCAAAGTTGGGGTAAACGAAGGTTATATGCCTTTGCAGCCAATTGCATTTTCTCATAAAATTCACTCTGGTGAAAATAAAATAGAATGTCAATACTGTCACTCTTCTGCAAAACATAGTAAACATTCAGGTATTCCTTCTGTAAACGTTTGTATGAATTGTCATAAAAATATTGCTGAAGTGTCTGAAGGAACTGTAGTTGAGTGGGATGGAATGACTTATGGTAAGGCTGAGCTAGATAAGGAAATCGCTAAGATTTACGATGCTGCAGGTTGGGATCCAGATGAGTTAGAATATACAGGAAATACAAAGCCTATTAAATGGGTTAGAATTCATAATTTGCCAGACTTTGCTTACTTTAACCATTCACAACACGTAACTGTAGGTGGTATAGAGTGTCAAAAATGTCATGGGCCTGTTGAGACTTACGATGAAATGCGTCAGTTCTCACCTTTAACTATGGGTTGGTGTATCAATTGTCATAGAGAGACTAATGTAGACTTAAAGGGTACAGAGTATTATGATAATATCCACAAAGAATTAGCAAAAAAGTACAATGTAGATAAGGTTACTATTGCTCAGTTAGGTGGATTAGAATGTGGTAAGTGCCACTATTAATTAAAAAAGAAGAATAGTTTTTGTAATTGGCCTTTAAGCCAAACAAAATCTAAAACTAATAACTATAAGTAAATGGCTTCAAACAAAAAATACTGGAAAAGTGTTGAGGAACTAAAAGGTAGTTCTATTGTTGAAACGTTAAGTAAAAATGAGTTTGTAGATGAAATTGCTACAGATCAGTTTTTAGGTGATAAAGAAACATTAGAGAATAGTTCTACTTCACGTAGAGATTTTTTAAAGTACGTTGGTTTTACAACAGCTGCAGCTTCTTTAGCAGCTTGTGAAGGGCCAGTTAGAAAGTCTATTCCTTATGTAGTTAAACCTAATGATATTATTGCAGGTGTTGCAGACTGGTATGCAACTTCTATGGCTGATGGTTATGACTTTGCAAATGTTTTAGTAAAAACAAGAGAGGGTCGTCCAATTCAAATTATGCCTAATAAAGATGCAAATGGTACAACTACTGCTAGAGTACAGGCAGCTATTTTATCTTTGTATGATGAGAAGTTACGTTTAAAAGAACCAACCAAAGCAGGAGAAGTAATTTCGTGGGCAGATGCAGATAAGGAAATTGGTTTAAAATTACTTAGCTTAAAAAATGAAAATAAACCAGTTGTTTTACTAACTGGTACAATGGCTAGCCCATCAACAGATAAAATTATTTCTGAATTTACAACAGCATATCCAAATATTAAACACGTTGTTTATGATGCAGTTTCAGAAGCGGGTGCTACAGAAGCTATGCTTGCAATGTATGGCAAAAGAGCATTACCAAACTATCATTTAGAAAAGGCAAAAACAATAGTTTCTATTGGTGCAGATTTCTTGAGTGATTTCCATGGAGGTTTCGAAAAAGGATATGTAAATGGTAGAAAGCCAGAATCTGGTCAAATGTCTTACCATGTTCAGTTTGAAAGTAACATGTCTTTAACTGGAGCTAATGCAGATAAAAGAGTGGTGTTAAAGCCATCAGATCAAGTATTCGCTTTATTAAATCTTTATAAAGAAGTAACTGGTAATAATGTTTCTTCTAAAGCAACTCCTGTAGATGCTGAGATTAAGAAAATGGCTCGTGAGTTAAGAATGAATGGTTCTAGATCTGTTGTAATGACAGGTTTAAATGATAAAAATGCACAGCTTATTGCTTTTGCAATAAACGAAGCTTTAAGCAGTGAAATCTTTGATACTAAGAATACATTAAATATTCGTCAAGGAAATGATGCAGAGGTTGCTCAGTTAATTTCAGATATGAAAGCTGGTAGAGTTGCAGGTTTGTTGACGCATAATGTAGATCCTATTTACTCATTAGCAAGCTCTGCTGATTTTGTTGAAGGATTAGCAAAATTAGAGTTGTCTGTAGCTTTATCTACAGAAAATAGTGCAACTGCTGATGCTTCTAATTATGCATTACCTACTCCACACTTTTTAGAGTCTTGGGGAGATACACAATTTGATAGTGTAACTTATGGGTTAATGCAACCAACGATTCAGCCATTATTTAATACACGTCAATTACAAGATACTTTATTAAAATGGTCTGGTAATTCAACAAAATATTACGATTATTTAAAAGCCTTTGCTGCAGATTCTGTATTGAATGGTAGTTCTTGGAATACAGCTTTACATAATGGTTTCTTTAAAAGAGAAGCTTTAGTTGAAGAAGT contains the following coding sequences:
- the leuB gene encoding 3-isopropylmalate dehydrogenase gives rise to the protein MKFNIAVIPGDGIGPEVVEQAKKALNAVAEAYDHIFIYKEAQLGANAIDATGGPLPKETITICKSADAILFGAVGDPKYDNDPSAKIRPEQGLLNLRRELDLYCNVRPVKAYDNLISNSPLKREVIKNADFVIYRELTGGIYFGEKTLSEDKQTAHDVSTYTVKQISRVAHLAFQAAQKRKKKVTLVDKANVLETSRLWRKTVSEIAKDYKDVELEYLFVDNAAMKMILNPTHFDVILTENLFGDMISDVASSLCGSIGLLASSSIGSENGLFEPIHGSYSQAKGKDIANPLASILSAAMMLQYLGLHEEADAIERAVDKSLALGITTQDIKRKMQKSTTTSKVGDFVADYITNQDDSNMNFRNIHMGQSTII
- the ilvD gene encoding dihydroxy-acid dehydratase, giving the protein MELNKHSKRLTQDESQPASQAMLYAVGLSEEDMSKAQVGIASTGYDGNPCNMHLNNLAAEVKVESKIAGLVGLGFNTIGVSDGISMGTSGMNYSLASRDIIADSIETVMNAQSYDALVSVVGCDKNMPGAVIAMLRLNRPSIMMYGGTIASGSYKGKKLNIVSAFEALGQKVAGEIDENEYKEIIKRAIPGAGACGGMYTANTMASAIECMGFALPYNSSIPAENPNKLSEAERTALAIKNLLELDLKPLDIISKKSLENAVALVNALGGSTNAVLHFLAIAHAAEIDFTLEDFQKVSDRTPLIADLKPSGKYLMEDVHGVGGTPAIMKYLLDNGYLHGDCLTVTGKTLAENLADVKAMEFEAQDVIYPKDKALKTSGNIQIIYGNLATEGAVAKISGNEGLLFEGKAVVYDGEQAANTGISNGEVEKGDVVVIRYVGPKGGPGMPEMLKPTSLIMGAGLGKSVALITDGRFSGGTHGFVVGHITPEAQSGGAIGLLETGDKIRISAEDNSINVLISDEELEKRRANWVAPALKHKKGILYKYAKSVASASKGCVTDL
- the ilvB gene encoding biosynthetic-type acetolactate synthase large subunit; the protein is METKTISSTQSKAKATERISGSEAIVRCLIEEGVDILYGYPGGAIMPVYDELYKYQGKIHHVLTRHEQGATHSAQGYARISGKVGVAMATSGPGATNLITGIADAQIDSTPMVCITGQVASHLLGSDAFQETDIVGISTPVTKWNCQITKAEDIPKAMAKAFYIAKSGRPGPVLVDITKDAQFEEFDFAYEKCTHVRSYNPVPTTDITKVKEAADLINAAKKPMIVWGQGVILGKAEEEFKAVVEKAGIPAAWTILGASAIPTSHPLNVGMVGMHGNYAPNILTNECDVLIAIGMRFDDRVTGSLNTYAKQAKVIHFEIDPAEIDKNVKSDVAVLGDAKKSLAELLPFLEEKSHSDWHQKFKDLYQIEYDKVIKNDLYPTKEGLTMGEVLKEINIQSKGKAAIVTDVGQHQMVACRYADFNVSKSNITSGGLGTMGFGLPAAIGAKMAAPVREVVSISGDGGYQMTIQELGTIFQQKAAVKVVVLNNDFLGMVRQWQQLFFDKRYASTEMVNPNFVAIAEGYYIKARKVAKREELAEAVAEMMQSKEAYFLEVCVEKEDNVFPMIPSGASVSDIRLE
- the ilvN gene encoding acetolactate synthase small subunit; translation: MSTEEKQLYTVSIYTENNIGLLNRISAIFQRRHINIESLNTSPSEIEGVSKFTIVVNIDEVNIKKIIGQIEKQVEVIKAYYHNLDQIIYQISGLFKIKSELLFEEPQIQNIIKESNARIVTVNKAFFILEKSGRKEEIVEMYNQLSKFGIMQYTRSGLIAVTKEEMKISSLLESYNN
- the ilvC gene encoding ketol-acid reductoisomerase; its protein translation is MSNYFNTLTLRQKLEQLGKCRFMDASEFEDGVAALKGKKIVIVGCGAQGLNQGLNMRESGLDISYTLRQAAIDQKRESYTNAISNNFEVGTYEELLPTADLVINLTPDKQHTNVVKAVMPLMKKGATLSYSHGFNIVEEGMQIRKDLTVIMVAPKSPGSEVREEYKRGFGVPTLIAVHPENDPEQKGWAQAKAYAVATGGHKAGVLESSFVAEVKSDLMGEQTILCGLLQTGAILSFDKMVEEGIDAGYAAKLIQYGWETVTEALKHGGITNMMDRLSNPAKVEAFRLSEELKDIMRPLFQKHMDDIMTGHFSKTMMEDWANDDVNLLKWREATGETAFEKQQITDQEISEQEYFDHGTLLVAFVRAGVELAFEAMTESGIIDASAYYESLHETPLIANTIARKKLYEMNRVISDTAEYGCYLFDHACKPLLTDFMKTVSTNVIGKSFSSDNCVDNQELIKINKIIRNHPVEVVGEQLRASMTAMKVIKS